In Cupriavidus basilensis, the following proteins share a genomic window:
- a CDS encoding DAPG hydrolase family protein — translation MDSKRSATPWLDHSALLDPSPMMIETGVQRLESGALMVAVRTDLHGCKGRMFDWWFKFFETTQHIKWWHPVDHVEHRGWDDKWRKGENYYGASIHAVESLAEIPPVSAKLKFHDPATIFNQITLKQALSDAHVSAVVAARIGFGEHVQLDDSGDPLNGQMLHVARDTDWGCVLRSRFVLGLDDQSTGSGPTDAMGLALMRHCYTEFTFLSRFLPSLYFGERANGEVVPLPW, via the coding sequence ATGGATTCGAAACGAAGCGCTACCCCTTGGCTCGATCATTCTGCACTTCTTGACCCGTCGCCGATGATGATTGAAACAGGTGTTCAACGTTTAGAGAGCGGTGCACTAATGGTTGCCGTGCGAACAGATTTACACGGCTGCAAAGGGCGTATGTTCGACTGGTGGTTCAAGTTCTTCGAGACGACCCAACACATTAAATGGTGGCATCCGGTTGACCACGTCGAACACCGTGGGTGGGACGATAAGTGGCGCAAGGGCGAAAACTATTACGGCGCGAGCATTCACGCGGTTGAATCGCTCGCAGAGATTCCTCCGGTGTCCGCGAAGCTGAAGTTCCATGATCCCGCAACCATCTTTAACCAAATAACATTGAAGCAAGCACTGAGCGACGCGCACGTATCGGCGGTGGTTGCGGCCAGAATTGGCTTTGGCGAGCACGTGCAGCTTGATGATTCGGGTGACCCTCTCAATGGTCAAATGCTTCATGTTGCTCGCGACACCGATTGGGGATGCGTATTGCGCAGTCGTTTCGTGTTGGGCCTTGACGACCAATCCACGGGCAGTGGCCCGACGGACGCCATGGGCCTGGCGCTAATGCGTCATTGCTATACGGAGTTCACCTTTCTTTCGCGCTTTCTGCCATCGCTCTATTTTGGGGAGCGTGCCAACGGAGAAGTGGTGCCTTTGCCGTGGTAG
- a CDS encoding TetR/AcrR family transcriptional regulator, which produces MTVEARRGRGRPAQRDEEIRQLVVRSAMQLLLDVGYESTTMEAIAAHAGVAKKTAYRFGANRDELIGLAVREWTDLYAPALFIRPDSVQDVPRVLRDILESICAHVLSDSAVRMFRLLTTEFPGKDSLLIQYQRNGVERGRRMLADWLAVQHERRLVHVPDAVMLAELLLSMAVAEPLRQIALGVQPPLPVGSVKAHLDGCLSLILPLIQRKR; this is translated from the coding sequence ATGACCGTCGAAGCGCGACGCGGGCGAGGTCGGCCTGCGCAACGAGACGAGGAAATTCGGCAGCTTGTGGTTCGAAGCGCGATGCAGCTATTGTTGGACGTCGGGTACGAATCGACGACGATGGAAGCGATTGCTGCGCATGCAGGCGTGGCGAAGAAGACCGCCTACCGATTCGGCGCAAATCGCGATGAGTTGATTGGACTGGCTGTGCGCGAGTGGACAGACTTGTACGCGCCAGCACTATTCATCCGACCGGACTCGGTGCAGGACGTACCTCGAGTGCTGCGAGACATCCTGGAGAGCATTTGTGCGCACGTGTTGTCGGACTCTGCGGTGAGGATGTTCCGCTTGCTGACTACTGAGTTTCCTGGAAAGGACTCGCTACTCATCCAATATCAACGCAATGGTGTCGAGCGCGGTCGGAGGATGCTCGCGGACTGGCTTGCGGTGCAACACGAAAGGCGGCTAGTACATGTGCCCGACGCAGTCATGCTGGCAGAGCTACTACTTTCGATGGCAGTTGCGGAGCCGTTGCGTCAGATCGCGCTCGGCGTTCAACCGCCGCTGCCGGTTGGCAGCGTTAAGGCCCATCTCGACGGTTGCCTTTCCTTGATATTGCCGCTAATCCAACGGAAAAGGTGA
- a CDS encoding adenylate/guanylate cyclase domain-containing protein: MRCTNCQFENPAGTRFCEECGQRLALICAQCGHASSPAAKFCGACGVLLANPASASPPRPLPAPILYTPPHLADRIRAERAAMEVKGADAAGERKTITALFADMAGSTALIQDLDPEEARNLIDPVVALMMEAVHHYEGYVAKSLGDGILALFGAPIAHEDHALRALFAALRMQQAMRAHSDKVRLEQGIPLQIRVGVHTGEVVVRSIRKDDLRTDYDPVGHTIHIAARMEGVATPSSILVSESTHRLAEGYFEFKPLGRTQIKGLREPLAVYEVLGLGALRTRLQVGAHRGLARFVGREAELERLGEALTLARGGHGQIVGVVGEAGVGKSRLFHEFKARAQQGCMVLETFSVSHGTAFPYLPLIDLLRNYFQITAQDDERRYREKATGRLLILDRTLEVHLPYLLYLLGFIEPGSALPTMDPAIRRQRTFEAMVRLLVRESQNQTLMVLFEDLQWLDSETEAFLNVLIDAVPGARILLLVNYRPEYRHDWDRFSCYTRLQLEPLGQAEAEGLLSALLGDDASLVPLKQLIMSKTEGNPFFMEEVVQTLAEENALLGQPGNYRIDKAPLALHIPTTVQGVLAARIDRLEVPQKELLQTLAVIGTEFPSSLVRHVTGQPDDALHSLLADLQAGDFIYERPAFPEVEYAFKHALTQEVAGNSLLSGQRSILHERTAQAIEALFPERLKEYCSELAHHYSQSGNVPKAVEYLQLAGKQALQRSAQLEAIGHLSAALELLKTLPETPERLREELSLLLVLGPAWMAARGYGAPEVEATYTRASALSEQGGDTPQCFSAQLGLWSFYLLRSQLRTAQAVAERLLCLAQDAQDPEQLAEAHRVLGATVFRLGQISQARSHMEQALALHRPDRQSYGHFLRYARNPAVHMRSTLSWILWYLGLPDQSLNRCEEALALARKASDPFALALSLIFAAELHQRRCELEPALEYANAALALSSEQGFPHYLAWATILRGWALARQGNSEEGIALIHQGLRAHEATGAALGRPSLLGLLADAYGRAGQLEAGLRVLGDTLVLVSNTGECFDEATLNRLQGELTLQLPSENRNASVKADDAQVCFQTAITLARHQGAKSIELQGVLSLARLWHRQGKNEAARKILTETYNSFTEGFDTVDARQAKTLLEDLS, translated from the coding sequence ATGCGCTGCACTAATTGCCAGTTCGAGAACCCCGCAGGCACCAGGTTCTGTGAGGAGTGTGGGCAAAGGCTTGCACTGATCTGCGCGCAATGCGGCCACGCGTCCAGCCCCGCCGCGAAATTCTGCGGGGCGTGCGGCGTGCTGCTGGCGAACCCGGCTTCCGCCTCGCCGCCGCGTCCGCTACCTGCGCCAATCCTCTACACGCCACCGCACCTGGCCGACCGGATCCGTGCCGAGCGGGCCGCCATGGAGGTAAAGGGCGCGGACGCCGCCGGCGAGCGCAAGACCATCACGGCGCTATTTGCGGACATGGCCGGCTCGACGGCGTTGATCCAGGACCTGGATCCCGAGGAAGCCCGCAACCTGATCGACCCGGTGGTCGCGCTGATGATGGAAGCCGTGCATCACTACGAGGGCTACGTGGCCAAGTCGCTCGGCGACGGCATCCTGGCGCTGTTCGGCGCACCGATCGCCCACGAGGACCATGCGCTGCGCGCCCTCTTTGCGGCCCTGCGGATGCAACAAGCCATGCGTGCGCACAGTGACAAGGTGCGCCTGGAGCAGGGCATCCCGCTGCAGATCCGGGTCGGCGTGCATACCGGGGAAGTGGTGGTCCGTTCGATCCGCAAGGACGACTTGCGCACCGACTATGATCCGGTCGGCCACACGATCCACATCGCCGCCCGCATGGAGGGCGTCGCGACGCCGTCCTCTATCCTGGTCAGCGAATCGACCCATCGGCTGGCCGAGGGGTACTTCGAATTCAAGCCCTTGGGAAGAACGCAGATCAAGGGGCTGCGCGAACCGCTCGCAGTGTATGAGGTGCTCGGCCTGGGGGCACTCCGCACGCGCTTGCAGGTGGGCGCGCACCGGGGCCTGGCCCGATTTGTCGGCCGCGAGGCCGAACTCGAGCGCCTCGGGGAGGCGCTGACCCTGGCTAGGGGCGGGCATGGGCAGATCGTCGGCGTGGTGGGCGAGGCGGGCGTTGGCAAATCGCGCCTGTTCCACGAGTTCAAGGCTCGCGCGCAGCAAGGCTGCATGGTGCTTGAAACCTTCTCGGTGTCGCATGGCACGGCATTCCCCTACTTGCCGCTGATCGACCTGCTGCGGAACTATTTCCAGATCACGGCGCAGGATGACGAACGCCGCTATCGCGAGAAGGCGACCGGTCGGCTGCTGATCCTGGATCGCACCCTCGAGGTGCATTTGCCTTACCTGCTGTACCTGCTCGGCTTTATCGAACCCGGTTCGGCGCTGCCCACGATGGACCCGGCCATCCGGCGCCAGCGCACGTTTGAGGCGATGGTCCGGCTGCTGGTGCGCGAGAGCCAGAATCAGACGCTGATGGTGCTGTTCGAAGACCTGCAATGGCTCGACAGTGAAACGGAAGCGTTCCTCAATGTTCTCATCGACGCTGTGCCGGGCGCCCGGATCCTTCTGCTCGTCAACTATCGCCCCGAGTATCGGCATGACTGGGACCGCTTCTCCTGCTATACCCGGTTGCAACTGGAACCGCTCGGGCAGGCCGAAGCTGAAGGTCTGCTGTCGGCCCTGCTGGGCGACGATGCCTCCCTGGTGCCGCTAAAGCAGCTGATCATGTCCAAGACCGAGGGGAACCCGTTCTTCATGGAGGAAGTGGTCCAGACCCTGGCCGAGGAGAACGCTTTGCTCGGCCAGCCCGGAAACTACCGGATCGATAAGGCCCCGTTGGCGCTTCATATCCCAACGACCGTACAGGGGGTGCTGGCGGCTCGTATCGACCGCTTGGAGGTCCCGCAGAAGGAACTGCTGCAGACGCTGGCGGTCATCGGCACGGAGTTCCCCTCCAGTCTGGTCCGGCATGTCACGGGGCAGCCCGACGACGCGTTACACTCGTTGTTGGCGGACCTCCAGGCGGGGGATTTCATCTATGAGCGTCCCGCCTTTCCCGAGGTGGAGTACGCGTTCAAGCACGCGCTCACGCAGGAGGTGGCGGGCAATTCCCTGCTGTCGGGGCAGCGTAGCATCCTGCACGAGCGCACGGCCCAGGCCATCGAGGCATTGTTTCCGGAGAGGCTGAAGGAGTATTGCAGCGAGCTCGCGCACCACTACAGCCAGAGCGGCAATGTTCCGAAGGCGGTCGAATACCTGCAGCTGGCTGGAAAGCAAGCCTTGCAGCGTTCCGCTCAGCTCGAGGCGATCGGGCATCTCAGTGCGGCCCTTGAATTGCTCAAGACGCTGCCCGAGACCCCGGAACGCCTGCGCGAGGAACTCTCGCTGCTGCTGGTCCTCGGTCCGGCATGGATGGCCGCGCGAGGCTATGGGGCGCCGGAGGTGGAGGCGACCTACACACGGGCGTCGGCGTTGAGCGAACAGGGCGGCGACACCCCGCAATGCTTCTCCGCACAACTTGGCCTATGGTCATTTTATTTGTTGCGCTCCCAACTCAGAACGGCGCAAGCCGTGGCGGAACGGCTGCTCTGCCTCGCGCAGGACGCGCAAGACCCGGAACAGCTCGCCGAGGCGCATCGTGTGCTCGGCGCGACCGTGTTCCGGCTGGGCCAGATCAGCCAGGCCCGTTCTCATATGGAGCAGGCACTGGCATTGCACCGCCCCGACCGCCAGTCATACGGTCATTTTCTACGCTATGCGCGAAATCCAGCTGTCCACATGCGGAGCACCCTGAGTTGGATCCTCTGGTACCTGGGCTTGCCGGATCAGTCCCTAAACCGCTGCGAAGAGGCACTGGCGCTGGCCAGGAAGGCTTCCGATCCGTTCGCCCTTGCCCTGAGCCTGATCTTCGCGGCCGAACTGCATCAGCGCCGGTGCGAGCTGGAGCCGGCGCTGGAGTACGCAAATGCCGCGCTCGCACTTTCGAGCGAACAGGGGTTCCCGCATTACCTTGCGTGGGCAACGATCCTGCGCGGCTGGGCGCTCGCCAGGCAAGGTAACAGCGAGGAGGGAATCGCACTGATACACCAAGGACTTCGCGCCCACGAAGCGACCGGGGCCGCACTGGGACGACCATCCCTCTTGGGACTGCTCGCCGATGCCTATGGACGGGCCGGGCAGCTTGAAGCCGGGCTGCGCGTGCTGGGTGACACGCTGGTGCTGGTGAGCAACACGGGCGAGTGCTTCGATGAAGCGACGCTGAATCGCCTCCAGGGAGAGTTGACGCTGCAGTTGCCAAGTGAGAATCGCAATGCGTCCGTCAAGGCCGACGACGCGCAGGTATGTTTCCAGACTGCGATCACGCTCGCCCGTCACCAAGGGGCCAAGTCCATCGAGTTGCAAGGGGTACTGAGTCTTGCGCGGCTTTGGCACCGCCAAGGCAAAAATGAGGCAGCGCGGAAAATTCTGACCGAGACTTACAATTCCTTCACGGAAGGATTTGATACCGTGGATGCGCGTCAGGCAAAAACACTGCTGGAGGACCTTTCGTAA
- a CDS encoding GMC oxidoreductase, protein MATESDQRAIVAVVKMARAVLQARPFAAHNVDEVFPGNDIRTDDEILDVAQQRGGTVNHRYGTARMGPDSDSQAVVDASIMPAPISGPTNASTIRIGEKAADMILQDAARPRVQVVG, encoded by the coding sequence CTGGCTACCGAATCGGATCAGCGAGCGATCGTAGCCGTCGTCAAGATGGCACGCGCGGTGCTTCAGGCGCGCCCGTTCGCCGCGCACAACGTCGACGAGGTGTTCCCCGGGAACGATATCCGCACCGACGACGAGATCCTTGACGTTGCGCAGCAGCGCGGGGGCACCGTGAATCATCGCTATGGCACCGCGCGGATGGGTCCGGACAGCGATTCGCAAGCGGTCGTCGACGCGTCGATCATGCCGGCACCGATTTCGGGTCCCACCAATGCATCAACGATCAGGATCGGCGAGAAGGCGGCGGACATGATCCTGCAGGACGCCGCTCGGCCACGCGTTCAGGTAGTGGGGTAG
- a CDS encoding NADH-dependent flavin oxidoreductase — MTSEHTTLFHPIAFRNGLTLRNRVVMAPMTTWSANPDGSISDAELDYYRRRVQGVGMVITGCTHVTENGIGFTDEFAAYDDRFIPSLRRLADAAKSGGAPAVLQIFHAGNKAVVDAVPEGELVSASAVNALGGPFNRGDVTPRALSQDEILAMVHAFGEATRRAIGAGFDGVELHGAHGFLLQNFFSPRYNQRDDEWGGSQDNRMRFALAVVREAKRVIAAHAKRPFLLGYRISPEEREDGGYRVPDICALGDGLIAEGIDYLHVSLNDVLGARPLGTDTRLTVEQVITHVANRVPVLAAGMLRTPEQAQAALDLGLSLVAVGKGLVMNPDWVGLAESGCGAQIRQELDPAERAEWSIPDGLWRAVEAAPGWIPVRQAETVACALG, encoded by the coding sequence ATGACTTCTGAACACACCACCCTGTTTCACCCCATCGCCTTCCGTAACGGCCTGACGCTGCGCAACCGCGTGGTGATGGCGCCCATGACCACCTGGTCGGCCAATCCCGATGGAAGCATCTCGGATGCGGAGTTGGACTACTACCGCCGCCGCGTCCAGGGCGTGGGCATGGTCATCACGGGCTGCACGCATGTAACGGAGAACGGCATTGGCTTCACCGATGAGTTCGCCGCCTATGACGACCGTTTCATTCCCAGCCTGCGCCGATTGGCCGACGCCGCCAAGAGCGGCGGCGCTCCGGCGGTTCTGCAAATCTTCCACGCAGGCAACAAGGCCGTGGTGGACGCGGTGCCTGAAGGCGAGTTGGTGAGCGCCAGCGCCGTCAATGCGCTGGGAGGTCCTTTCAACCGGGGCGACGTGACGCCGCGGGCTTTATCGCAAGACGAGATCCTGGCGATGGTGCACGCCTTCGGCGAGGCGACGCGCCGGGCCATTGGGGCAGGTTTCGACGGCGTGGAACTACACGGCGCGCACGGCTTCCTGCTGCAGAACTTCTTCTCGCCACGCTACAACCAGCGCGATGACGAATGGGGCGGCTCGCAAGATAACCGCATGCGCTTTGCGCTGGCCGTGGTGCGGGAGGCCAAGCGGGTGATTGCGGCGCATGCCAAACGGCCGTTTTTGCTGGGCTATCGCATCTCGCCCGAGGAGCGCGAGGATGGCGGTTACCGCGTGCCGGACATCTGCGCTCTGGGGGATGGACTGATCGCCGAAGGCATTGACTACCTGCATGTCTCGCTCAACGACGTTCTCGGTGCGCGCCCGCTGGGGACCGACACCCGCCTCACCGTGGAGCAAGTGATTACGCATGTAGCCAACCGCGTGCCAGTACTGGCGGCAGGCATGCTTCGCACGCCGGAGCAGGCCCAGGCAGCCCTGGATTTGGGCTTGTCGCTGGTGGCCGTGGGCAAGGGGCTGGTGATGAATCCCGACTGGGTGGGGCTGGCCGAGTCGGGCTGCGGTGCGCAAATTCGCCAGGAACTGGATCCGGCTGAGCGCGCCGAGTGGTCAATTCCCGATGGTCTTTGGCGGGCGGTCGAAGCGGCGCCGGGGTGGATTCCGGTGCGCCAAGCAGAAACCGTTGCTTGCGCTTTAGGGTGA